In Tsukamurella tyrosinosolvens, the genomic window ACCGCTCCTGGGGCGTCCGCCCCGTCGGCGAGGCCGAACCGCCCGGCCGCCGGGTCACCGAGGCCGGCAACTTCTTCTGGATCTACTCCGTGCTCGACCTCGCCGACGCCGCGATCTGCGTGGTTCTCCAGGAGGACGTCCACGGCCGCCCCGTCGTCGAGGACGCCACCTGGATCCCGCACGACGGCTCCGCGCCGCGCTGGCTGGGCCACGTCGCGCACGACATCGACTTCGTCCCGGGCACCCGCCAGGCTCGGGCGGCCCGGCTCACTGTCACGGGGTCCGACGGTGCCGCCACCACCGTCGATGTGCGCATCACCACCGCGAACCACTTCGGCTTCGGCACCGGCTACGGCCTCGACCAGGACTGGCGGCACGGCATGTGGCAGGGCGAGGAGAAGGTCGAGGGCCGGCGGTTCCGGGTGCCTGACCTCGACGTCAACCTCACCATGCTGGTGCCGGTCGAGTACCTCGCGACGTGCACCGTCCGGCACCCCGACGGGCGCACCGAGGAGGGCGAGGGCCTCTTCGAATTCGGCGCGATCGGCCCACACACGCGCTACGGCTTCACGCAGTACGTGGACCCCGCGCCGTAGAATTCGTCGCCGTGGCGAACAGCTATGGAGACATCTACGCCGGGCATGCGAGTAGGAAGGCGCGCGTGGTTCCCGAGGTGCCCGCGGACCGCGACCTCGTCGTCGAGGACGCGGCCACGGGCTTCTGCGGGGCCGTCGTCGGCTTCGACAAGAGCTACGACGGGGACTTCGTCAAGCTCGAGGACGGCCGCGGTGCCGTCCGCGTCTTCGCGATGCGCAAGGCTGCTTTCCTCATCGACGGGAAGCCCGTCACGCTGGTCAAGCCGCGGGCGAAGGCACCGTCGGCACCGCAGCGCAGCGCCTCGGGCTCGACCCGCGTGGAGGGCGTGAAGGCCCGCGTCGCGCTGCCCAGCCGCATCTGGGTCGAGGGCATCCACGACGCCGCGCTCGTGGAGCGCGTCTGGGGCCACGACCTGCGGGTCGAGGGCGTCGTCGTCGAGCAGCTCGAGGGCCTCGACCACCTCGGCGCCCGGCTCGCCGAGTTCCAGCCCGGGCCCGGCCGCAAGGTGGGCGTGCTCGCCGACCACCTCGTCGAGGGCTCCAAGGAATCGCGGATGACGCAGTCCCTGGGGAAGTACGTGATGGTCACCGGCCACCCGTTCATCGACATCTGGGCCGCCGTGAAGCCCGCGTCCGTGGGCATCGAGGCGTGGCCGCACGTGCCGCGGGGCGAGGACTGGAAGACGGGGACGTGCGAGCGCCTCGGCTGGGGCTCGCCCCAGGACGGCTGGCGCCGCGTGCAGGGGGCCGTCACCTCGTTCCGCGACCTCGACGCGTCGCTCATCGGCGCTGTCGAGCGCCTCGTGGACTTCGTCACCGATCCCGATTCCTGACCCCGTCGCTTGCGGTCGCAGTTGTAGAATCCGCAGGTGGCATCGACCCCGACGACGAAACCAGACACCCGGCAGCAGATCCTGCGCGCGGCACTCGACTGGGTCGACGAGGCGGGCCTGACCCGCATCTCGATGGGCGCGCTCGCCAAGCGGGCCCGCCTCGCGCGGGCCACGCTCTACCAGCACTTCACCGGCAAGGACGCGCTGGTCGAGGCGCTCGTCGCCAGTGAACTGGACAAGTTCTACCGCCGGATCCACGACTTCGCCGACGGGATCACCGACAACGACGAGCGGCTGGCGTCCGGCTTCGGCTACGCCTACGCGTACCTGCGGGAGCACCGCGCGCTGCAGCACGTGCTGGCCTCGAACCCCGCGCTGCTGCTGCCGTACATCACCGGTGATTC contains:
- a CDS encoding DUF3097 domain-containing protein, which encodes MANSYGDIYAGHASRKARVVPEVPADRDLVVEDAATGFCGAVVGFDKSYDGDFVKLEDGRGAVRVFAMRKAAFLIDGKPVTLVKPRAKAPSAPQRSASGSTRVEGVKARVALPSRIWVEGIHDAALVERVWGHDLRVEGVVVEQLEGLDHLGARLAEFQPGPGRKVGVLADHLVEGSKESRMTQSLGKYVMVTGHPFIDIWAAVKPASVGIEAWPHVPRGEDWKTGTCERLGWGSPQDGWRRVQGAVTSFRDLDASLIGAVERLVDFVTDPDS
- a CDS encoding TetR/AcrR family transcriptional regulator; translation: MASTPTTKPDTRQQILRAALDWVDEAGLTRISMGALAKRARLARATLYQHFTGKDALVEALVASELDKFYRRIHDFADGITDNDERLASGFGYAYAYLREHRALQHVLASNPALLLPYITGDSPQIQQGRRFFLGEIRRGEYRDGADVHAFADYFVRQLHSLLLTPLPPVEGTVDGPDHRGPSSANVEAGRRYAQAFVLPVRATIAP